The proteins below come from a single Methanococcoides sp. AM1 genomic window:
- a CDS encoding FprA family A-type flavoprotein: MDPIDENLEIAKGIYWVGVVDWNLRDFHGYATPKGGTYNAYLIVDEKITLIDTVKAEFAPEMIERIRRIVNPSKIDYVISNHVEMDHSSGLPAIMGLAKDAKVFCTKHGKAGLNEYYEAGGCRDWDFEVVDTGYELDLGSRTLMFIETPMLHWPDSMQTYLKEDKILFSNDAFGQHLATSVRFEDEVEGGAIEDAAIYYANILMPFGSKVIKYAEKIADLDIEFDMIAPSHGVIWREDPSRIVDAYLRWAKREVIPKVLVIYDTMWNSTEIMAKEIVEGVREGGVEAKLFHLRKNDWSMMLKDLMFSPVIALGSPTMHGTMFFTVSGFLTYMRGLRPKDKSAVVFGSYGWGGGAVKGMEELLKTSGFDIIEPGLQVKYKPYEADIKACRELGIRLAELALKKSN, from the coding sequence ATGGATCCAATAGATGAAAATCTTGAGATCGCAAAAGGCATCTACTGGGTAGGTGTTGTTGACTGGAACCTGCGCGATTTTCATGGTTATGCCACTCCTAAGGGTGGTACATATAACGCTTATCTTATTGTCGATGAAAAGATAACACTTATAGATACTGTGAAGGCGGAATTTGCTCCCGAGATGATCGAAAGGATACGCAGGATAGTAAATCCCTCTAAGATCGATTATGTGATCTCTAATCATGTGGAAATGGACCATTCAAGTGGTCTGCCTGCGATCATGGGACTGGCAAAGGATGCTAAGGTTTTCTGCACAAAGCATGGCAAGGCAGGACTGAATGAATATTATGAGGCTGGTGGCTGCCGAGACTGGGACTTTGAAGTTGTGGATACCGGGTATGAACTTGATCTTGGATCTCGTACTCTGATGTTCATTGAAACTCCGATGCTGCACTGGCCGGATAGTATGCAGACATACCTGAAAGAGGACAAGATCCTCTTTTCTAACGATGCTTTCGGTCAGCATCTTGCTACCTCTGTAAGGTTCGAGGATGAAGTGGAGGGCGGTGCTATTGAGGATGCGGCTATCTATTATGCTAATATCCTGATGCCATTTGGATCAAAGGTTATAAAGTATGCTGAGAAGATCGCAGATCTTGATATTGAATTTGATATGATCGCACCATCGCACGGCGTGATCTGGAGGGAGGACCCTTCGCGTATCGTTGATGCTTATCTGAGATGGGCAAAAAGGGAAGTCATTCCAAAAGTACTGGTCATTTATGATACTATGTGGAATAGTACTGAGATAATGGCAAAGGAAATTGTCGAGGGCGTTCGGGAGGGTGGCGTCGAAGCCAAGCTTTTCCATTTGCGCAAGAATGACTGGAGCATGATGTTAAAGGATTTGATGTTCTCTCCTGTAATTGCTCTTGGATCTCCTACTATGCATGGTACTATGTTCTTTACGGTATCAGGTTTCCTGACATATATGAGGGGCCTTCGTCCTAAAGATAAAAGTGCTGTTGTATTTGGCTCATACGGCTGGGGTGGCGGTGCGGTAAAGGGAATGGAAGAGCTGTTAAAGACATCCGGTTTTGATATAATAGAACCTGGTCTGCAGGTTAAGTATAAGCCTTA
- a CDS encoding ferritin family protein codes for MGNIGSVEEAVKLGISFEDQGRDFYLEFAETATDPAAKEMFLYLAEEEKKHAKYLQSYLKGEDLSIEDESDLPDFREAFASEFTGEDLGEVGVMLAAMRLERKTEDLYLMLSSVSSDAGQREFFEKLAAVERGHYDLIDGLLNAVTGFRMQT; via the coding sequence GTGGGCAATATAGGTTCCGTTGAAGAAGCAGTGAAGCTGGGAATCTCTTTTGAGGATCAGGGCAGGGATTTTTATCTGGAGTTTGCGGAAACCGCCACGGACCCTGCTGCCAAAGAAATGTTCCTGTACCTTGCAGAAGAAGAAAAGAAGCATGCTAAATATTTGCAAAGCTATCTGAAAGGTGAGGATCTTTCCATTGAGGATGAATCAGATCTGCCGGATTTCAGGGAAGCATTCGCATCAGAGTTTACTGGTGAAGATCTTGGTGAGGTCGGGGTAATGCTGGCTGCCATGCGTCTTGAGCGAAAGACCGAAGACCTTTATCTGATGCTTTCAAGTGTGTCTTCTGATGCCGGTCAACGCGAGTTCTTTGAAAAGCTTGCTGCAGTTGAAAGAGGCCATTACGACCTGATCGACGGTTTGCTTAATGCGGTTACCGGTTTCAGGATGCAGACTTGA
- a CDS encoding inositol-3-phosphate synthase, whose amino-acid sequence MDKIKIAIAGIGNCASSLIQGLEYYKDKAEKDAIGLMHWDVGGYRPFDIEVVAAFDIDERKVGEDVADAIFAAPNCTTVFCPNVPKTGVKVTMGNIKDGVSEHMVDYEDDYRFITSSKKESTDEEIVSTLKESGAEILLNFLPVGSEIATRFYAQCALDAGVAFINNMPIFIASNPEWAQKFEEKGIPIIGDDIKAQLGATITHRTLADLFRKRGVKVERTYQLNTGGNTDFLNMLNRDRLSSKKTSKTEAVQSVLAERLDDHNIHVGPSDYVPWQQDNKLCFLRMEGKLFGDVPMNLELRLSVEDSPNSAGVVIDAIRCCKIALNRGTGGILYSPASYFMKHPPRQFPDDDAYRMTNEFIEGKREN is encoded by the coding sequence ATGGACAAAATAAAAATCGCAATCGCAGGAATCGGTAACTGCGCAAGTTCACTGATCCAGGGCCTTGAGTACTACAAAGACAAAGCGGAAAAAGATGCGATAGGACTAATGCATTGGGATGTTGGCGGGTACAGACCTTTTGATATTGAAGTAGTAGCAGCATTCGACATTGATGAGAGAAAGGTTGGAGAAGATGTTGCAGATGCTATTTTTGCAGCCCCTAACTGCACAACAGTCTTTTGTCCCAATGTGCCAAAGACCGGCGTAAAGGTCACGATGGGAAACATCAAGGATGGTGTCTCCGAACACATGGTGGACTATGAAGATGACTACAGATTCATAACATCCTCCAAAAAAGAATCCACAGACGAGGAGATAGTCTCCACATTAAAGGAATCCGGCGCAGAGATCCTTTTGAACTTCCTTCCAGTTGGTTCTGAAATTGCAACTCGTTTCTATGCACAATGTGCACTGGATGCTGGAGTTGCTTTTATCAACAACATGCCAATATTCATCGCCAGTAATCCTGAATGGGCACAAAAGTTCGAAGAAAAGGGAATCCCGATCATAGGGGATGACATAAAAGCTCAGCTTGGAGCTACCATTACACACCGAACCCTTGCAGATCTTTTCAGGAAGAGAGGAGTTAAAGTTGAAAGGACCTACCAGCTTAACACAGGCGGTAACACAGACTTCCTCAACATGCTCAACAGGGACAGGCTTTCTTCCAAGAAGACATCAAAGACAGAAGCTGTGCAGTCAGTGCTTGCCGAGAGACTGGATGATCACAACATCCACGTAGGACCAAGTGACTACGTACCATGGCAGCAGGACAATAAACTATGCTTCCTCAGAATGGAAGGTAAGCTTTTCGGCGATGTGCCAATGAACCTCGAGCTTCGCCTTTCAGTGGAAGACTCACCAAATTCCGCAGGCGTGGTCATCGATGCAATTCGCTGCTGCAAGATAGCATTGAACAGAGGAACAGGCGGAATACTTTACTCACCAGCATCATATTTCATGAAGCACCCACCAAGGCAGTTCCCTGATGATGATGCATACCGCATGACAAACGAATTTATCGAAGGCAAAAGAGAAAATTAA
- the afpA gene encoding archaeoflavoprotein AfpA, translating to MKRIAWGITGSGDQIVETYQVMRDIKERTDIEFMVFLSKEGEVVMKWYRMWDGIQRDFPNFKTDAGPNSPFIAGPLQVGHYDALIIAPATANSVAKIVYGIADSLVTNVVAQTAKGDTPIYILAVDQKRGTVDTVAPNGKKMTLKMREVDVSNSEKLGQMENITLLEKPEDLYALVGLDKE from the coding sequence ATGAAACGTATAGCATGGGGTATTACAGGTTCAGGCGACCAGATAGTTGAGACCTACCAGGTAATGCGTGATATTAAAGAACGTACTGATATCGAGTTCATGGTCTTCCTTTCAAAGGAAGGGGAGGTCGTAATGAAATGGTATCGGATGTGGGATGGCATCCAGAGGGATTTCCCTAACTTCAAGACAGATGCAGGTCCGAACTCACCATTTATTGCCGGTCCTCTTCAGGTAGGTCATTATGATGCTCTTATCATCGCACCGGCTACCGCTAACAGTGTTGCCAAGATCGTCTATGGTATTGCTGATTCGCTGGTAACAAATGTAGTTGCCCAGACTGCCAAGGGCGACACTCCAATTTATATTCTGGCAGTTGACCAGAAAAGAGGAACTGTGGATACGGTTGCACCAAACGGAAAGAAGATGACACTTAAAATGCGTGAGGTGGATGTGTCCAATTCGGAAAAACTCGGACAAATGGAAAATATCACATTGCTTGAGAAACCCGAAGACCTCTATGCTCTTGTGGGTCTTGATAAAGAATAA
- the rbr gene encoding rubrerythrin — MDLKGSETEKNLLKAFAGESQARNRYTYFASVARKAGYQQISAIFTETADNEKEHAKRLFKFLEGGDVEITASYPAGIISDTRANLESAAKGENYEYTTMYPEFAEVAEKEGFSEIAGVFRHIAIAEKGHEERYRKLAANLDHEMVFRKDGTVAWRCRNCGYIHEGPEPPEECPACAHPQGYFEVMAENY, encoded by the coding sequence ATGGATCTAAAAGGAAGTGAAACTGAAAAGAACCTTTTGAAGGCCTTTGCAGGTGAATCTCAGGCAAGGAATCGGTATACATACTTTGCATCAGTTGCGAGAAAGGCAGGATACCAGCAGATATCTGCTATCTTTACTGAGACTGCTGATAATGAGAAAGAGCATGCAAAAAGGTTGTTCAAGTTCCTCGAAGGTGGTGATGTCGAAATAACAGCTTCCTATCCGGCAGGCATTATCTCTGACACGAGAGCAAACCTTGAATCTGCTGCCAAAGGGGAGAACTACGAATACACAACAATGTACCCGGAGTTTGCAGAAGTTGCTGAAAAGGAAGGTTTCTCTGAGATCGCAGGCGTATTCAGGCACATAGCTATTGCAGAGAAAGGTCATGAAGAGCGCTATCGCAAACTTGCTGCAAATCTGGATCACGAAATGGTCTTCAGGAAAGATGGCACAGTTGCATGGAGATGCCGCAACTGCGGATACATCCATGAAGGTCCTGAACCTCCTGAGGAATGTCCTGCATGTGCCCATCCACAGGGCTATTTCGAGGTAATGGCTGAGAACTACTGA
- a CDS encoding FAD-binding oxidoreductase: MEFEAPIIEVIQQTHDVKSFRIDRPDGFDYKAGQYFFVSIPVNGEVQRKPFTISSSPTEKGFLEFTKKLTGHDFSNELDSMDVGDLLLINGPYGRFTFEGEFDKIALISGGIGITPMISICRYCSDTRSGTDIIILSSNKTVEDIAFRDELEVMDNKNANLKVVHTLTRAEDDWPGCKGRICDTIIMDHIPDLMERVIYVCGPPAMMKATEELLLNMNVPKNQIKKEALVGL; encoded by the coding sequence ATGGAATTTGAAGCACCTATTATTGAAGTAATACAGCAGACCCACGATGTTAAAAGCTTCAGGATTGACAGGCCGGATGGTTTCGATTATAAGGCAGGACAATATTTCTTTGTCAGTATTCCTGTAAATGGGGAGGTCCAGCGCAAGCCTTTCACAATATCAAGCAGTCCGACCGAGAAGGGCTTTCTGGAATTTACCAAGAAGCTTACAGGGCATGATTTTTCTAATGAGCTTGATTCTATGGATGTGGGTGATCTTTTACTCATAAACGGTCCTTATGGACGTTTCACGTTCGAAGGTGAATTCGATAAGATCGCCCTTATCAGTGGTGGTATCGGTATAACTCCTATGATCAGCATCTGCAGATATTGCAGTGACACAAGGTCAGGCACGGATATCATTATTCTAAGTAGTAATAAAACGGTTGAAGATATTGCATTCAGAGATGAACTGGAGGTAATGGATAATAAAAATGCCAACCTAAAAGTTGTGCATACCCTGACACGTGCAGAGGATGACTGGCCGGGTTGTAAAGGAAGAATATGTGATACCATTATCATGGATCACATCCCGGATTTAATGGAACGTGTTATCTACGTATGTGGTCCTCCGGCTATGATGAAAGCAACGGAAGAATTACTACTTAATATGAATGTTCCTAAAAATCAGATCAAGAAGGAAGCACTTGTGGGACTCTGA
- a CDS encoding flavodoxin family protein encodes MPGNVIKLLGISGSPRKKATDRMVRAALEFAEEKYDVETEYFSAKGKDLKFCIHCDHCVRTKQGCIHKDDMLELYDKMEWADAWIIGTPVYQGTLSGQTKVMMDRCRAVVARDPKVFLNKVGAGMADGGDRVGGQEPALQVIHNFYIISEMLPVSGGSFGSNLGGTFWSQDKGAEGVEADDEGLRSMRKTVRKLIQTAQLVKNASAEEI; translated from the coding sequence ATACCTGGTAATGTAATAAAACTGCTTGGAATATCCGGAAGTCCTCGAAAGAAGGCAACAGATCGTATGGTCAGGGCGGCTTTGGAATTTGCTGAGGAGAAATATGATGTGGAAACTGAATATTTCTCTGCAAAAGGGAAGGACCTGAAGTTCTGTATCCATTGTGATCATTGCGTCCGGACCAAACAGGGTTGCATACATAAGGATGACATGCTGGAACTTTATGATAAGATGGAATGGGCCGATGCATGGATAATCGGCACTCCAGTTTATCAGGGAACTCTTAGCGGGCAGACAAAGGTCATGATGGACAGATGCCGTGCGGTTGTAGCTCGGGACCCGAAGGTATTTTTAAACAAAGTCGGGGCAGGGATGGCAGATGGTGGTGATCGTGTAGGCGGGCAGGAGCCGGCTTTGCAGGTCATTCATAACTTCTATATTATAAGTGAGATGCTTCCCGTATCCGGTGGTTCATTTGGTTCAAATCTTGGAGGCACCTTCTGGTCACAGGACAAAGGTGCTGAAGGTGTTGAAGCGGATGATGAAGGCTTGAGAAGTATGAGAAAGACTGTCCGCAAGTTGATTCAGACAGCTCAGTTGGTAAAGAATGCATCTGCGGAGGAAATATAA
- a CDS encoding multiheme c-type cytochrome — protein sequence MILLLFASFVLLIAGAAAAAEPTGFGELDSDDFVSQSKCANCHAIIRSQWEGSMHAYAYTDPLYQAELQMASEETGGQTDEFCSRCHTPIGVLGGEVPPIDGSMASDVALEGVQCDFCHTVPEGAGIGDGAFISSPGDVKWGPLDDAPSAFHESEFNEFYTEAEYCGMCHNVNSPFNGLPLDDTYTSWADSQYAEDEVTCQDCHMTPGITQFEANPGRSASSAPKRDHISIHEIVGGNSFMLDVLSDGMYGEKAVERLQKAATLEVSVPNEAASGEEIIIDVSITNSGAGHKLPTGITEVRQMWLEVSVTDADGKQLYNSGQLDDEGNIEDAVIYHTVLADAEGQVTDKLWEAESIVSDNRILPKGTEVESHSFVMPEDSVDPILVEAKLLYRSAPQDMVDELFGEGTYDVPVVDMVNAYGSINGEADIPSEPTPGFGGILLVISMIAVACIYRTKK from the coding sequence TTGATCCTGTTATTGTTCGCATCGTTCGTCCTGTTGATCGCAGGTGCTGCTGCTGCAGCGGAACCTACCGGTTTTGGTGAACTTGACTCAGATGACTTCGTAAGCCAGTCTAAATGTGCTAACTGTCATGCTATAATACGTAGTCAATGGGAGGGAAGCATGCATGCTTACGCCTATACCGATCCACTTTATCAGGCAGAATTACAAATGGCAAGTGAAGAGACCGGTGGGCAGACCGATGAATTCTGTTCACGCTGCCACACGCCAATAGGTGTATTGGGTGGTGAAGTTCCTCCGATCGATGGCTCTATGGCAAGTGATGTGGCGTTAGAAGGGGTCCAATGTGATTTCTGTCATACTGTCCCTGAAGGCGCAGGTATCGGTGACGGTGCGTTTATTTCAAGTCCTGGTGATGTCAAGTGGGGACCACTTGATGATGCGCCTTCGGCTTTCCATGAATCGGAGTTCAATGAGTTCTACACAGAAGCTGAATATTGTGGGATGTGCCACAATGTGAACAGTCCTTTCAATGGCCTGCCTCTTGATGATACCTATACATCCTGGGCTGATAGCCAGTATGCCGAAGACGAAGTTACATGCCAGGACTGCCACATGACTCCTGGTATAACGCAATTTGAAGCAAATCCCGGAAGGTCTGCATCCAGTGCCCCGAAGAGGGATCACATTTCAATACATGAAATAGTCGGAGGCAATTCCTTCATGCTTGATGTCCTTAGCGATGGTATGTATGGTGAAAAGGCGGTGGAGAGGCTGCAGAAGGCTGCAACACTTGAAGTGTCAGTGCCTAATGAAGCAGCATCGGGCGAAGAGATCATTATAGATGTATCGATCACCAACTCCGGGGCGGGGCATAAGCTTCCAACAGGTATCACCGAGGTCAGGCAGATGTGGCTGGAAGTTTCTGTTACCGATGCAGATGGAAAACAGCTGTACAATTCAGGGCAGCTTGATGATGAAGGCAACATTGAAGATGCAGTTATCTATCACACCGTTCTTGCTGATGCCGAAGGTCAGGTAACTGATAAACTGTGGGAGGCAGAATCCATTGTTTCTGATAACAGGATCCTTCCAAAAGGAACTGAAGTTGAATCACATTCATTCGTCATGCCTGAAGATTCGGTAGATCCGATACTTGTTGAAGCAAAGTTATTATATCGTTCTGCACCGCAGGATATGGTAGACGAACTATTTGGTGAAGGTACTTATGATGTTCCTGTGGTCGATATGGTGAACGCCTATGGCTCTATCAATGGTGAAGCTGATATTCCATCTGAGCCAACGCCTGGTTTTGGTGGTATCTTGCTTGTAATATCCATGATCGCAGTGGCTTGTATCTATAGGACCAAAAAATAA
- a CDS encoding carboxymuconolactone decarboxylase family protein, with product MSESREVIESIGEKMGFTPQILETLDAIDPQFVRKYTRCDHKILSDGALPAKMKILMALAVVASKQCESCTVAQMKSALKHGATKEEIMETMEVISITSGAPAIAACRDALKLLK from the coding sequence ATGAGTGAAAGTAGGGAAGTAATAGAAAGTATTGGGGAAAAGATGGGCTTTACGCCACAGATCCTTGAAACACTGGATGCCATAGATCCTCAGTTCGTCAGGAAATATACCCGATGTGATCACAAGATCCTGTCCGATGGTGCCCTTCCGGCAAAAATGAAGATATTGATGGCTCTTGCTGTTGTGGCATCCAAACAATGTGAATCATGTACTGTAGCACAAATGAAAAGCGCATTAAAACACGGTGCAACAAAAGAAGAGATCATGGAAACAATGGAAGTTATCTCTATCACATCAGGGGCACCTGCTATTGCAGCATGCCGTGATGCATTGAAATTGTTAAAGTAA
- a CDS encoding DUF2180 family protein, with translation MMKCYDCMEEGKDTEAVAVCIVCGKGLCMDHSKELPLPVSVGKPPNVKHLHNALPRIMCNYCLRNTIEDGFD, from the coding sequence ATGATGAAATGTTATGACTGTATGGAAGAAGGCAAGGACACGGAAGCTGTAGCTGTTTGTATCGTATGTGGAAAAGGCCTTTGTATGGACCATTCGAAAGAACTTCCTCTTCCAGTCTCCGTTGGGAAACCACCCAATGTCAAACACCTGCACAATGCTCTTCCAAGGATAATGTGCAACTATTGCTTGCGTAATACAATAGAGGATGGATTCGATTGA
- a CDS encoding DUF2180 family protein, whose product MKCYECAKNGKETDVVGICIVCGKGVCKEHLKREKIPEWDGEFDIKLKCIGDSCKLKDMQPLLKILCTSCHEALVENK is encoded by the coding sequence ATGAAATGCTATGAATGTGCAAAGAACGGAAAAGAAACAGATGTCGTAGGTATCTGCATCGTATGTGGTAAAGGGGTTTGTAAGGAACATCTTAAGCGTGAGAAAATACCAGAATGGGATGGTGAATTTGATATCAAGCTCAAATGTATTGGTGATTCATGTAAACTAAAGGATATGCAACCATTGCTCAAGATATTGTGCACGTCATGCCATGAGGCTCTGGTGGAGAATAAGTGA
- the mer gene encoding 5,10-methylenetetrahydromethanopterin reductase, translating into MTFGIEFVPNDPVLKIAHYAKLAEQQGFDNVWITDHYNNRDVYSTLAVLAMNTNSIKLGTGVTNPYTRNAAITASSIGAINEISGGRAILGLGPGDKATFDAMGITWDKPLTTTKENISALRSFFAGEKVTMDGDMVQFGGAKLAFKTGDVPIYMGAQGPKMLELAGEVADGVLINASHPKDFEVAVKQIASGAQKAGRDPKDVDVAAYACFSIDKDAAKAKSAAKIVVAFIVAGSPDMVLERHGIDVAAKGDIGGAIAKGDFGALMGDMVTNDMMDAFSISGTPDDCKARINELLDIGVTQIVAGSPIGPNKEKAIKLIGKEIIGGN; encoded by the coding sequence ATGACATTCGGAATAGAATTCGTGCCAAATGATCCAGTGCTTAAGATCGCACACTACGCAAAGCTCGCAGAACAGCAGGGATTTGACAATGTGTGGATCACAGACCACTACAACAACCGTGATGTTTACTCAACACTGGCAGTTCTTGCCATGAACACAAACAGCATTAAGCTCGGTACCGGCGTTACAAACCCCTACACAAGGAATGCAGCAATCACAGCTTCCAGTATCGGTGCTATTAACGAGATATCCGGCGGACGTGCAATCTTAGGTCTCGGCCCTGGTGACAAGGCAACCTTCGACGCAATGGGAATCACCTGGGACAAGCCATTAACAACCACAAAGGAGAACATTTCCGCACTTCGTTCCTTCTTCGCAGGCGAAAAGGTCACAATGGACGGCGACATGGTCCAGTTCGGTGGCGCAAAGCTGGCATTCAAGACCGGAGACGTACCTATCTACATGGGTGCACAGGGTCCAAAGATGCTCGAGCTCGCAGGAGAGGTCGCAGACGGTGTATTGATCAACGCATCACACCCAAAGGACTTTGAAGTAGCAGTCAAGCAGATCGCATCTGGTGCACAGAAAGCAGGCAGAGATCCAAAAGATGTAGACGTTGCAGCATACGCATGCTTCTCTATTGACAAGGATGCTGCAAAGGCAAAGAGCGCAGCAAAGATCGTTGTAGCTTTCATCGTTGCAGGTTCACCAGACATGGTCCTCGAACGCCACGGCATTGATGTCGCTGCAAAGGGAGACATCGGCGGAGCAATCGCAAAGGGCGACTTCGGAGCACTCATGGGTGACATGGTCACAAATGACATGATGGATGCATTCTCCATTTCTGGTACCCCAGACGACTGTAAGGCAAGGATTAACGAATTGCTTGACATCGGCGTAACCCAGATCGTTGCAGGTTCACCAATCGGACCAAACAAAGAGAAAGCAATAAAACTCATCGGAAAGGAGATCATCGGAGGAAACTGA
- the fpoF gene encoding F420H2 dehydrogenase subunit FpoF, whose protein sequence is MVHPKIMDVIEYDVCTACGACVSACPAGAIVMGEKAAEIRDPDNLSLYSHGAAPNVCEGCLTCSRICPVVDGYFEDEFANVRSFLAAKSNIVGQDGGVTSAIARSLLRQGEIDCVVGITMNEKWETELELFTNAEDVEKAKGTKYTYDSVLSALRDPFNQYEKIAVVGVPCQAHGARLISENVNDKIVLIVGLLCMESFYHDVMTKTIIPEIMGVNIEDVKKMDFGKGKFWAYTKDGEEHNVPISKVAPHARNPCHHCNDYTSVFADISVGSVGTPDGWNCVLIRTDAGEKYFKMVESELEFMEEPKPGMGLIEKLAKMKHDNNSEHYKEVYEKFTFECEGAPFR, encoded by the coding sequence ATGGTTCATCCAAAAATTATGGACGTCATCGAGTATGACGTCTGTACCGCTTGTGGGGCATGCGTTTCAGCATGTCCTGCCGGTGCAATAGTAATGGGCGAGAAAGCTGCAGAGATCCGCGACCCGGATAATCTTTCGCTTTACTCACACGGTGCTGCGCCAAATGTATGTGAGGGATGTCTTACATGCAGCAGGATCTGCCCCGTTGTAGACGGTTACTTCGAAGATGAATTTGCAAACGTCAGAAGTTTCCTTGCTGCAAAGAGCAACATTGTCGGTCAGGACGGCGGTGTCACCTCAGCTATTGCACGGTCACTCCTTAGACAGGGTGAGATCGACTGCGTTGTCGGTATCACTATGAACGAAAAATGGGAAACCGAACTTGAGCTCTTCACAAATGCAGAAGATGTCGAGAAGGCAAAAGGTACCAAATACACATACGATTCCGTTCTTTCTGCACTGAGAGATCCATTCAACCAGTATGAAAAGATCGCTGTGGTCGGTGTACCATGCCAGGCACACGGTGCAAGGCTCATCTCCGAAAATGTCAACGACAAGATCGTACTTATCGTAGGTCTGCTCTGTATGGAGAGTTTCTACCACGACGTCATGACCAAGACGATCATCCCGGAGATCATGGGTGTCAACATCGAAGATGTCAAAAAGATGGACTTCGGAAAGGGTAAGTTCTGGGCATACACCAAAGATGGGGAAGAGCACAACGTTCCGATCTCAAAGGTCGCTCCACACGCAAGGAACCCATGCCACCACTGCAATGACTACACATCAGTCTTTGCTGATATCTCAGTAGGTTCAGTAGGTACTCCTGATGGTTGGAACTGTGTATTAATACGCACTGATGCCGGTGAGAAGTACTTCAAGATGGTCGAAAGTGAACTTGAGTTCATGGAAGAACCAAAGCCAGGTATGGGACTTATCGAGAAACTTGCAAAGATGAAACACGACAACAACTCTGAACACTACAAGGAAGTATATGAGAAGTTCACATTTGAATGTGAAGGTGCTCCATTCCGCTAA
- a CDS encoding nicotinamide-nucleotide adenylyltransferase: MNMKRAFYIGRFQPFHLGHYSVITSIAEEVDELIIGIGSAQRTHEANNPFTAGERVMMIRHALEDIDVHFYALPIDDIQQNPIWVSYVTSRTPPFDTAYTNNPLVIELFEEAGITVKQPPMYQREQHSGTEIRRRMLADEEWKHLVPDAVADVIDEIDGVRRLKRVSGTDGFDY, encoded by the coding sequence ATGAATATGAAAAGGGCATTTTACATCGGGCGCTTCCAGCCATTTCATCTTGGCCACTACTCTGTGATAACAAGTATCGCAGAAGAGGTTGATGAACTGATCATAGGAATAGGAAGTGCCCAAAGGACCCACGAGGCGAACAATCCGTTCACTGCAGGTGAGCGAGTTATGATGATACGCCATGCCCTCGAAGACATTGATGTTCATTTCTATGCTTTACCCATTGACGACATACAACAAAATCCAATATGGGTATCATACGTGACATCAAGAACCCCTCCTTTTGACACAGCTTATACTAACAACCCTCTTGTTATCGAACTTTTTGAAGAAGCAGGAATAACTGTAAAGCAACCTCCAATGTACCAAAGGGAACAACATTCCGGTACAGAGATACGAAGGCGTATGCTTGCAGATGAAGAATGGAAACATCTTGTTCCTGATGCTGTTGCCGATGTCATCGATGAGATCGACGGAGTAAGGCGTCTAAAACGAGTATCCGGAACCGATGGGTTCGACTATTAA